A window of Rubricoccus marinus contains these coding sequences:
- a CDS encoding 2TM domain-containing protein, giving the protein MTESAARKQAKREAAFYRNLASYVLVNAFLVALNLLTSPGNFWAVWPLLGWGIGIVSQAFGVFGNRASGGWQERRVQELMAAETSEARLRELLDESLDERAIPAGAPQDTARLQRRIEHLEAIVTSRDWDEIRRDPPESAVTPEASAAPRPPAPEAPLAGTPPLADLLDDESPED; this is encoded by the coding sequence ATGACCGAATCCGCCGCCCGCAAGCAAGCCAAGCGCGAAGCCGCGTTCTACCGCAACCTCGCGTCCTACGTGCTGGTCAACGCCTTCCTCGTCGCGTTGAACCTGCTGACCTCGCCCGGCAACTTCTGGGCGGTCTGGCCGCTGCTGGGCTGGGGCATCGGCATCGTGAGCCAGGCGTTCGGCGTGTTCGGAAACCGAGCCTCTGGCGGCTGGCAGGAGCGCCGCGTGCAGGAACTGATGGCCGCCGAGACCAGCGAGGCCCGCCTCCGCGAGCTGTTGGACGAAAGCCTGGACGAGCGCGCGATCCCGGCCGGCGCGCCGCAGGACACGGCGCGGCTCCAGCGCCGCATCGAGCACCTCGAGGCCATCGTGACCAGCCGCGACTGGGACGAGATCCGCCGCGATCCTCCCGAGAGCGCCGTCACGCCAGAGGCCTCCGCCGCGCCACGGCCGCCCGCGCCAGAGGCGCCTCTGGCGGGCACGCCCCCGCTGGCGGACCTCTTGGACGACGAGTCGCCCGAGGACG
- a CDS encoding serine/threonine-protein kinase, producing the protein MFNPGDIISERYHVEAELGRGGMGAVFRVTDATTGVDLALKCCLATEDQLLRRFAREVRAMQSISHRHVMPVIDADTEHAPPYFTMPLAVGSLMDEVTNGLSEDEALLAFQDVCKGIQALHNSGMTHRDIKPANAMRMGDGRVVVSDMGLVRIDPRETTTLTHTLDVLGTQLYMAPEQWQAGGSRSSDERTDVFQLGKTLYHIISGEYPALVDPGRLPVGLSYIVDRSIQNLPDRRYQSVGALMDAINNYQDSRNPDTNPLAAFQAALDEATALAAQGQYREENLDDLLAAVLRFRANSDDLISQFELLPDPILSAVSIRRPDRLREVLDAYTNALADVVSGYNYAHAELVGRKARIIFNSAKDPQTKAAALKPLLAAAVILHRFAALDMFDEMLTSVRTPDLALAVADMLREEMGYYSQIADRVPREKLDPAIRPVFDAAV; encoded by the coding sequence ATGTTCAATCCTGGAGACATTATCAGCGAACGCTACCACGTCGAAGCGGAGTTGGGCAGAGGCGGCATGGGAGCAGTATTCCGTGTTACCGACGCCACAACTGGTGTGGACTTGGCTCTAAAATGCTGTCTGGCTACCGAGGATCAGCTACTTCGCCGCTTCGCTCGTGAAGTGAGAGCCATGCAAAGCATTAGCCACAGGCATGTTATGCCCGTGATCGATGCGGATACCGAGCACGCTCCTCCCTACTTCACTATGCCGCTCGCCGTTGGCTCCCTGATGGATGAAGTGACCAACGGGTTGAGTGAAGACGAGGCCCTGTTAGCATTTCAGGACGTGTGCAAAGGTATACAGGCTCTCCACAACTCAGGCATGACGCACCGCGACATCAAGCCTGCCAACGCCATGCGAATGGGAGACGGACGCGTAGTTGTATCTGACATGGGACTCGTCCGAATTGACCCGCGCGAGACTACTACCCTGACGCACACTCTGGATGTATTAGGCACTCAGCTTTACATGGCCCCTGAGCAGTGGCAAGCGGGCGGGAGTCGCTCTTCTGATGAGAGAACTGATGTATTCCAACTTGGGAAAACGCTTTACCACATTATCAGTGGCGAGTACCCCGCACTCGTCGATCCGGGCCGTCTCCCAGTAGGCTTGTCGTACATAGTAGATCGTTCTATCCAGAACCTTCCAGATCGGCGCTATCAGTCCGTCGGGGCGCTGATGGACGCAATCAACAACTACCAGGACTCCAGAAATCCGGATACGAACCCGCTTGCGGCCTTCCAGGCCGCTCTGGATGAGGCTACGGCGCTTGCAGCTCAGGGTCAGTACCGAGAAGAGAACCTAGACGACCTTCTGGCGGCGGTCCTTCGCTTTCGAGCGAACTCCGATGACTTGATCAGTCAGTTTGAGCTTTTGCCTGACCCTATCCTTTCGGCGGTTTCAATCAGACGCCCTGACAGGCTTCGTGAGGTTCTGGACGCCTACACCAACGCGCTGGCAGATGTAGTGAGTGGTTACAACTACGCCCACGCGGAGCTTGTCGGACGAAAAGCAAGGATCATCTTCAACTCCGCTAAAGACCCACAGACTAAAGCTGCTGCGTTGAAGCCCCTCCTGGCTGCCGCCGTGATCCTCCACCGCTTCGCGGCGCTGGACATGTTCGACGAGATGCTAACTTCAGTGCGTACTCCCGACTTGGCCCTAGCCGTTGCGGACATGTTGAGAGAGGAGATGGGCTACTATTCGCAGATAGCAGACCGAGTGCCGAGGGAGAAGCTTGACCCCGCAATCCGACCCGTATTTGACGCTGCCGTTTGA
- the menB gene encoding 1,4-dihydroxy-2-naphthoyl-CoA synthase has translation MADKHHFTHRPSISGPFTWESAGDFEDIVYEKGTPETDTAGIARITINRPEVRNAFRPTTVTEMIRAIDDARDDPSVGCVVLTGAGDKAFCSGGDQRIRGEHGYVEMEGDAPTGMQRLNVLDFQTRIRTIPKPVIAAVNGWAVGGGHVLHVVCDLTIASDNARFMQTGPKVGSFDAGYGTTHLARIVGQKKAREIWFLARDYSAQEAIDMGLVNTVVPLAELEREYVQWSREILQNSNIAIRMLKAAANADEDGGAGLQQLAGYATMLFYMTEEGQEGKKAYAEKRKPNFDADGYRP, from the coding sequence ATGGCCGACAAGCACCACTTCACCCACCGCCCGTCCATCTCCGGCCCGTTCACCTGGGAAAGCGCGGGGGACTTCGAGGACATCGTCTACGAAAAGGGCACGCCCGAGACCGACACGGCTGGCATCGCGCGGATCACAATCAACCGGCCCGAGGTGCGCAACGCGTTCCGGCCCACGACGGTGACGGAGATGATCCGCGCGATTGACGACGCGCGGGACGACCCGAGTGTGGGCTGCGTGGTGCTCACCGGCGCCGGCGATAAGGCGTTCTGCTCCGGTGGCGACCAGCGCATCCGCGGCGAGCACGGCTACGTGGAGATGGAGGGCGACGCCCCCACAGGCATGCAGCGCCTCAACGTGCTGGACTTCCAGACCCGCATCCGCACGATCCCGAAGCCGGTCATCGCGGCCGTCAACGGCTGGGCGGTCGGCGGCGGGCACGTGCTCCATGTCGTCTGCGACCTCACCATCGCGAGCGACAACGCGCGCTTTATGCAGACCGGCCCCAAGGTCGGCTCCTTCGACGCGGGCTACGGGACGACGCACCTCGCGCGGATCGTGGGCCAGAAAAAGGCTCGTGAGATCTGGTTCCTGGCGCGCGACTACTCGGCGCAAGAGGCCATCGATATGGGCCTCGTCAACACGGTCGTGCCTCTGGCGGAGCTGGAGCGCGAGTACGTGCAGTGGAGCCGGGAGATCTTGCAGAACTCCAACATCGCGATCCGCATGCTCAAGGCCGCCGCCAACGCCGACGAGGACGGAGGCGCGGGGCTGCAGCAGCTCGCGGGCTACGCCACGATGCTTTTCTACATGACCGAAGAAGGTCAGGAAGGCAAAAAGGCCTACGCCGAGAAGCGCAAGCCCAACTTCGACGCCGACGGCTACCGGCCATAG
- a CDS encoding alpha/beta fold hydrolase, with amino-acid sequence MPPTVLALHGFMGRGADWDPIAADLGPAAHILAPDLAGHGTQEAASGATLDREADRLAAMLDAPAILAGYSMGGRLALHLALKHPDLVRALVLVSASPGLRSPEAREARRDVDAERAAEIARDYPAFLNRWYRLPLWGELGEDLRQRLVLDRLGHNAPLALARSLRHMGTGEMAPLWDGLSRIRVPAWAVAGADDAKYVALADEMAREGPFRVRLVPGAGHALLAQAPHAIADVLRDALFP; translated from the coding sequence ATGCCCCCCACCGTTCTCGCCCTCCACGGCTTTATGGGCCGCGGCGCCGACTGGGACCCCATCGCGGCGGACCTCGGACCGGCCGCGCACATTCTCGCGCCGGACCTCGCGGGCCACGGCACGCAAGAGGCCGCCTCTGGCGCCACGCTGGACCGCGAGGCAGACCGGCTGGCCGCGATGCTGGACGCGCCGGCCATCCTCGCGGGCTACTCGATGGGCGGGCGCCTCGCGCTGCACCTCGCGCTGAAGCACCCGGACCTCGTCCGCGCGCTCGTGCTCGTCTCCGCCTCGCCCGGCCTCCGCTCGCCAGAGGCCCGCGAAGCCCGTCGCGACGTGGACGCCGAGCGCGCCGCCGAGATCGCGCGCGACTACCCCGCGTTTCTCAACCGCTGGTACCGCCTTCCCCTCTGGGGCGAGTTGGGCGAGGACCTCCGCCAGAGGCTCGTGCTGGACAGGCTGGGCCACAACGCGCCTCTGGCGCTGGCGCGGAGCCTCCGCCACATGGGCACGGGCGAGATGGCGCCGCTCTGGGACGGTCTTTCACGGATCCGCGTCCCGGCTTGGGCCGTCGCAGGCGCTGACGACGCGAAATACGTCGCGCTGGCCGACGAGATGGCGCGCGAGGGGCCCTTCCGGGTCCGCCTCGTGCCCGGCGCCGGCCACGCGCTCCTGGCGCAGGCGCCCCACGCCATCGCCGACGTGCTCCGCGACGCGCTGTTTCCGTGA
- a CDS encoding MBL fold metallo-hydrolase has product MALSRRQFVRRATAAGLAIPFAAPLARAASPVPAASGARGLEADYPARAATFTDLRRGVGYFTERGGTIGYLATDDALVMVDTQFAESAKTAYDGLDERTPGRASVIDLLVNTHHHGDHTSGNGVLAPLAARHVAHEAVPGLQRAAAVRSGSLASQAYARETYSREWSTNVGDETVMLHYFGQAHTCGDSMVHFVNADVVHTGDLVFNRLPPYIDLGAGADTANWMSVMEQAHATFSDETTFIFGHGNEEYGVTGTRADLLVMRDFLGATREYVERGLASGESVESLAEIDAIPGFPDHTGQRLARVVQIIAEEMQR; this is encoded by the coding sequence ATGGCCCTCTCCCGCCGCCAGTTCGTCCGCCGCGCCACCGCCGCCGGCCTCGCCATTCCCTTTGCCGCGCCTCTGGCGCGCGCCGCCTCTCCCGTCCCGGCTGCCTCTGGCGCCAGAGGCCTGGAAGCCGACTATCCGGCCCGCGCCGCCACGTTTACCGACCTCCGCCGCGGCGTGGGATACTTCACCGAGCGTGGCGGGACGATCGGCTACCTCGCGACCGACGACGCGCTCGTGATGGTGGACACGCAGTTCGCCGAGTCGGCGAAGACCGCATATGACGGTCTGGACGAGCGCACGCCGGGCCGCGCGAGCGTGATCGACTTGCTCGTCAACACGCACCACCACGGCGACCACACAAGTGGCAACGGCGTCCTCGCGCCTCTGGCGGCGCGCCACGTGGCGCACGAGGCCGTGCCCGGCTTGCAGCGCGCGGCGGCCGTCCGGAGCGGGTCGCTCGCCTCGCAGGCCTACGCCCGCGAGACCTACAGCCGCGAGTGGAGCACCAACGTGGGCGACGAGACCGTGATGCTGCACTACTTCGGACAGGCGCACACCTGCGGCGACAGCATGGTGCACTTCGTCAACGCCGACGTGGTCCACACCGGCGACCTGGTGTTCAACCGGCTCCCGCCGTACATCGACCTCGGCGCCGGGGCGGATACCGCCAACTGGATGAGCGTGATGGAGCAGGCCCACGCCACGTTCTCCGACGAAACGACCTTCATCTTCGGCCACGGCAACGAGGAGTACGGCGTGACCGGCACGCGCGCCGACCTTCTCGTGATGCGCGACTTCCTAGGCGCCACCCGCGAGTACGTGGAGCGCGGCCTCGCCTCTGGCGAGAGCGTGGAATCCCTGGCCGAGATCGACGCCATCCCCGGCTTCCCGGACCACACCGGGCAGCGGCTGGCGCGGGTGGTCCAGATCATCGCCGAGGAGATGCAGCGCTAG
- a CDS encoding PhoH family protein, with the protein MAETVDRTFEIENAEPLLLFGFNDLYLRRIESAFPSTRIVARGSRLHLRGPAADLDQIERVVRELTVVLNRNGTLTENDVATVLDLSNVSAGERPPKNADAILFTATGGTVKAKTPGQGQLVEAARSNDIVFAVGPAGTGKTYTSVALAVSALKSRQVKKIVLCRPAVEAGESLGFLPGDLRDKVDPYLRPLYDALEEMVPREKLRGYMDQNVVEIVPLAYMRGRTLNSAFVILDEAQNSTATQMKMFLTRIGAGSRAIVTGDVTQTDLPSRAMSGLVQARAILEGVDGIAFIDFDREDVVRHKLVKDIIAAYDRAAGD; encoded by the coding sequence TTGGCCGAGACCGTAGACCGCACCTTTGAGATCGAGAACGCCGAGCCGCTGCTGCTCTTCGGCTTCAACGACCTGTACCTCCGCCGCATCGAGAGCGCGTTCCCCAGCACGCGCATCGTCGCCAGAGGCTCCCGCCTCCACCTCCGCGGGCCCGCCGCCGACCTCGACCAGATCGAGCGCGTCGTGCGCGAGCTCACCGTGGTCCTCAACCGCAACGGCACGCTGACCGAGAACGACGTGGCGACGGTCCTGGACCTCTCCAACGTCAGCGCCGGCGAGCGCCCGCCCAAGAACGCGGACGCGATCCTGTTCACGGCCACGGGCGGAACCGTCAAGGCGAAAACGCCCGGGCAGGGCCAGCTCGTGGAGGCCGCGCGCAGCAACGACATCGTGTTCGCCGTCGGCCCGGCGGGAACGGGCAAGACGTACACGAGCGTGGCGCTGGCCGTGAGCGCGCTCAAGAGCCGCCAGGTCAAAAAGATCGTGCTCTGCCGCCCGGCGGTGGAGGCCGGCGAGAGCCTTGGCTTCCTGCCCGGCGACTTGCGCGACAAGGTGGACCCCTACCTCCGCCCGCTCTACGACGCCCTCGAAGAGATGGTGCCGCGCGAGAAGCTCCGCGGCTACATGGACCAGAACGTCGTCGAGATCGTGCCTCTGGCGTACATGCGCGGGCGCACGCTCAACTCCGCGTTCGTGATTCTGGACGAGGCGCAGAACTCCACGGCCACGCAGATGAAGATGTTCTTGACGCGCATCGGCGCCGGCAGCCGCGCGATTGTCACGGGCGACGTGACGCAGACGGACCTCCCCAGCCGCGCCATGAGCGGTCTCGTGCAGGCCCGCGCGATCCTCGAAGGCGTGGACGGCATCGCGTTTATCGACTTCGACCGCGAGGACGTGGTGCGCCACAAGCTGGTCAAGGACATCATCGCGGCCTACGACCGCGCCGCGGGCGACTGA
- a CDS encoding DUF721 domain-containing protein, whose translation MSASHKPQPIGNVLGALFQDRGYRQKIDESRAVDAWPRVAVAGAVRATESAWMREGVLTVKLRSSAWRHTLHLQREQWRQKINEHLGREVVREIVFR comes from the coding sequence GTGTCCGCCTCCCACAAACCCCAGCCCATCGGCAACGTGCTGGGCGCGCTGTTCCAGGACCGCGGGTACCGCCAGAAGATCGACGAGTCCCGCGCCGTGGACGCGTGGCCGCGCGTGGCCGTGGCCGGCGCCGTCCGGGCGACCGAGAGCGCGTGGATGCGCGAGGGCGTGCTGACGGTCAAGCTCCGCAGCTCGGCGTGGCGCCATACGCTTCACCTCCAGCGCGAGCAGTGGCGGCAGAAGATCAACGAGCACCTCGGCCGCGAGGTCGTGCGCGAGATCGTCTTCCGGTAG
- a CDS encoding murein hydrolase activator EnvC family protein — protein sequence MPRRLFLLVPLVALAACGGTPPAAPPPPPAPVRPPPPAPEAFDLAPTFAENAGRLPWPATGVVTGFFGRRTDPDTGTLTDAVGIDIATAPEDRVTATFAGRVSRVGQMAAFGTFVMLKHHGWTTVYGNLSRVDVASGDSVATGAPLGASGTLDERRGASLFFAVFQDSTAVDPMLWLRPRTRPLAPEDTPVSPQGR from the coding sequence ATGCCCCGCCGCCTTTTCCTCCTCGTGCCGCTCGTCGCGCTCGCCGCCTGCGGCGGCACGCCGCCCGCCGCGCCTCCTCCGCCGCCCGCGCCCGTCCGCCCTCCGCCTCCGGCGCCAGAGGCCTTCGACCTCGCGCCCACGTTCGCCGAGAACGCCGGGCGCCTGCCGTGGCCCGCGACGGGCGTCGTGACCGGCTTTTTCGGGCGCCGCACCGACCCCGACACGGGCACGCTCACCGACGCCGTCGGCATCGACATCGCGACGGCGCCAGAGGACCGCGTGACGGCGACGTTCGCGGGCCGCGTCTCGCGCGTGGGCCAGATGGCCGCCTTTGGCACGTTCGTGATGCTGAAACACCACGGCTGGACAACGGTCTACGGCAACCTCTCGCGCGTGGACGTCGCCTCTGGCGACAGCGTGGCGACGGGCGCGCCGCTCGGCGCCAGCGGCACGCTGGACGAGCGCCGCGGCGCCTCGCTGTTCTTCGCCGTGTTCCAGGACAGCACCGCCGTGGACCCCATGCTGTGGCTCCGCCCGCGCACGCGGCCTCTGGCGCCAGAGGACACCCCGGTGTCACCGCAGGGCCGCTAG
- a CDS encoding diacylglycerol/lipid kinase family protein, with protein sequence MHVLLNAHAGGDADIARQAIRLHPDATLIEAEDLAEAAETAARAGADVVVAAGGDGTVHAVANGLMRVGSSGADRPAFGVLPMGTGNDFARTLAMPLDLLTANQLDLLATGERRTMDLIHVGCTSEGECYAVNACSGGFTGQIDEEVTPELKAAWGPLAYTIGTLKALPEMEHYRTTVAWDDEEPEDVRAFNVLVANGRTIGGGTPVAPHANPEDGLLDIVVVREGGALDIARLTAKAYATADYTEDDKIIHRRVRRVTVASEPGMLFNVDGEAHTREPVTFEVVPGALRVVVGPDYTARPA encoded by the coding sequence ATGCACGTCCTCCTCAACGCTCACGCTGGCGGTGACGCCGACATCGCGCGGCAGGCCATCCGGCTCCACCCGGACGCCACACTTATTGAAGCCGAGGACCTGGCGGAAGCCGCCGAGACGGCCGCCCGAGCCGGCGCGGACGTCGTCGTGGCCGCTGGCGGCGACGGGACCGTCCACGCCGTCGCCAACGGGCTCATGCGCGTCGGGTCCTCTGGCGCGGACCGGCCGGCCTTTGGCGTGCTCCCGATGGGCACCGGCAACGACTTCGCGCGGACGCTCGCGATGCCGCTGGACCTGCTCACGGCCAACCAACTCGACCTGCTGGCCACTGGCGAGCGGCGCACGATGGACCTCATCCACGTCGGCTGCACGAGCGAGGGCGAGTGCTACGCCGTCAACGCGTGCTCCGGCGGCTTTACGGGCCAGATCGACGAGGAGGTAACGCCCGAGCTCAAAGCCGCGTGGGGACCTCTGGCGTACACCATCGGCACGCTCAAGGCACTGCCCGAGATGGAGCACTACCGCACGACCGTCGCCTGGGACGACGAGGAGCCCGAGGACGTGCGCGCCTTCAACGTGCTCGTCGCCAACGGGCGGACCATCGGCGGAGGCACGCCCGTGGCGCCGCACGCCAACCCCGAGGACGGTTTGCTGGACATCGTCGTGGTGCGCGAGGGCGGCGCGCTGGACATCGCGCGGCTGACGGCCAAGGCCTACGCGACGGCGGACTACACCGAAGACGACAAGATCATCCACCGCCGCGTGCGCCGCGTCACCGTCGCCTCCGAGCCCGGCATGCTGTTCAACGTGGACGGCGAGGCGCACACGCGCGAGCCGGTCACGTTCGAGGTCGTGCCCGGCGCGCTCCGCGTCGTCGTGGGGCCGGACTACACGGCCCGCCCGGCGTAG
- a CDS encoding OmpA family protein gives MPRPALWLLSLLAFLVLCVICVSRHASAIEADVEARTRAVLSASEYRGAAELAFSGRDVTVRAEDPALAERVAERVRGIEGVRTATVAGPLAPLPDVALDGPFALTPLASGALALRGAVPDSATRDRLMGAAQMAFPDRRIRDGLTLDSTAPGDWAGDVASALSRLKTVQNPGLSVDASGALVLTGTVDGEGSRRNVESRVTSVVSPRAVDNRLALAGTAPAPEAQPDVASGETPGAETDATPEPAAERPAPEAAPSGQVEVQNALSQDADAQALERVLRQRLGRGAVTFEAGTDRLTPGSAEVLRRAADALKAQPEIAIELQAHTDSEGPTRPNQRLSEARARAAKRVLVDAGVTPDQLLAAGYGESTPIASNSTEAGRAQNRRVVFKLLRRR, from the coding sequence ATGCCGCGCCCCGCCCTCTGGCTTCTGAGCCTGCTCGCCTTTCTCGTGCTGTGTGTGATCTGCGTGTCCCGGCACGCGTCCGCCATTGAGGCCGACGTGGAGGCGCGCACGCGCGCAGTGCTCAGCGCGTCCGAGTACCGGGGCGCCGCCGAACTCGCTTTTTCCGGGCGGGATGTCACCGTCCGCGCCGAGGACCCCGCGCTCGCGGAGCGGGTCGCCGAGCGCGTGCGGGGCATCGAAGGCGTCCGCACCGCGACCGTTGCCGGGCCTCTGGCGCCGCTGCCCGACGTGGCCCTGGACGGGCCGTTCGCGCTGACGCCTCTGGCGAGCGGCGCCCTTGCGCTGCGCGGTGCCGTGCCGGACAGCGCCACGCGGGACCGCCTGATGGGCGCCGCGCAGATGGCCTTCCCGGACCGCCGCATCCGCGATGGGCTCACACTGGACAGCACCGCGCCCGGCGACTGGGCCGGCGACGTGGCCTCCGCGCTCTCGCGCCTCAAAACCGTCCAGAACCCCGGCCTCTCGGTCGATGCCTCGGGCGCTCTCGTCCTCACGGGCACGGTCGATGGAGAGGGCTCGCGCCGCAACGTCGAAAGCCGCGTCACCAGCGTCGTCTCGCCTCGCGCGGTCGACAACCGCCTCGCCCTCGCCGGTACGGCTCCCGCGCCAGAGGCCCAGCCCGACGTGGCCTCTGGCGAGACGCCTGGAGCGGAAACGGACGCGACGCCCGAGCCCGCCGCCGAACGGCCCGCGCCAGAAGCCGCGCCCTCGGGGCAGGTAGAGGTCCAGAACGCGCTCTCTCAGGACGCCGACGCGCAGGCGCTGGAGCGCGTGCTCCGTCAGAGGCTCGGGCGCGGGGCCGTCACCTTCGAGGCCGGGACGGACCGCCTCACGCCGGGCTCGGCCGAGGTCCTCCGCCGCGCCGCCGACGCGCTCAAGGCGCAGCCCGAGATCGCCATCGAGCTCCAGGCCCACACCGACAGCGAGGGGCCGACGCGCCCCAACCAGCGCCTCAGCGAGGCGCGCGCCCGCGCCGCCAAGCGCGTCCTCGTGGACGCCGGCGTCACGCCCGATCAACTCCTGGCGGCGGGCTACGGCGAGTCCACGCCCATCGCCAGCAACAGCACGGAGGCGGGCCGCGCCCAGAACCGCCGCGTCGTCTTCAAGCTTCTCCGCCGCCGCTAA